One Mycoavidus sp. B2-EB genomic region harbors:
- the atpA gene encoding F0F1 ATP synthase subunit alpha: MQLNPAEVSELIKTRIQGLTADTELRNQGTVLSVTDGICRIHGLSDVMQGEMLEFPGQTFGLALNLERDSVGAVILGEYTHISEGDTVKCTGRVLEVPVGPELIGRVVDALGQPIDGKGPINAKETDAVEKIAPGVIWRKSVSEPVQTGLKSIDSMVPIGRGQRELIIGDRQTGKTAVAIDTIINQKGKDLVCIYVAIGQKAASVMNVVRKLEEHGALEYTIVVSASASDSAAMQYIAPYAGCTMGEYFRDRGQDALIIYDDLTKQAWAYRQISLLLRRPPGREAYPGDVFYLHSRLLERAARVSEAYVEKFTEGKVKGKSGSLTALPVIETQAGDVTAFVPTNVISITDGQIFLETDLFNAGIRPAINAGVSVSRVGGAAQTKIIKKLSGGIRTDLAQYRELAAFAQFASDLDEATRKQLERGRRVTELLKQPQYNPLQVWELAVALFAANNGYLDEIEVNAVASFEKNLREHLKTSHADLVQRIEQKKELSASDETALHAVLKDFKRSIA, translated from the coding sequence ATGCAGCTTAACCCTGCGGAAGTGAGTGAACTTATCAAGACCCGAATTCAAGGTCTTACCGCTGACACGGAGCTTCGCAATCAGGGAACCGTCTTATCCGTGACGGACGGGATCTGTCGCATTCATGGGCTTTCCGACGTGATGCAAGGTGAAATGCTTGAATTCCCTGGGCAGACTTTTGGTCTTGCGCTCAACCTTGAGCGTGACTCAGTGGGCGCGGTGATCTTGGGCGAGTACACACATATTTCTGAAGGCGATACCGTAAAGTGCACGGGTCGCGTCCTGGAAGTGCCGGTTGGGCCAGAGTTGATTGGACGCGTAGTGGATGCATTGGGCCAGCCAATTGACGGCAAAGGCCCGATCAATGCCAAAGAAACCGATGCAGTTGAAAAAATTGCGCCAGGTGTGATTTGGCGTAAATCTGTTTCAGAGCCTGTGCAAACCGGGCTGAAATCGATTGATTCAATGGTGCCGATTGGCCGTGGTCAGCGTGAATTGATTATTGGTGATCGCCAAACAGGTAAAACTGCGGTTGCAATCGACACCATTATTAATCAAAAAGGTAAAGATCTAGTCTGTATTTACGTTGCAATTGGGCAAAAAGCAGCATCGGTGATGAACGTGGTGCGCAAGCTTGAAGAACATGGTGCGCTTGAATATACGATTGTTGTCAGTGCCTCGGCTTCAGATTCGGCTGCGATGCAATATATTGCGCCCTATGCCGGTTGCACGATGGGAGAATATTTCCGCGACCGTGGCCAAGATGCATTAATTATTTATGATGATTTAACTAAGCAAGCCTGGGCCTACCGTCAAATTTCATTGTTATTGCGCCGGCCGCCTGGTCGTGAAGCATATCCTGGTGACGTATTTTATCTGCACTCGCGTTTGCTTGAGCGAGCGGCAAGGGTTAGCGAAGCCTACGTTGAGAAATTTACCGAAGGCAAAGTAAAAGGTAAAAGTGGTTCACTCACGGCGTTGCCGGTGATTGAAACCCAGGCGGGTGACGTAACCGCCTTTGTGCCGACCAATGTTATCTCGATTACGGATGGCCAGATCTTTTTGGAGACGGATCTCTTTAATGCGGGTATTCGGCCTGCGATTAATGCGGGGGTTTCGGTCTCGCGCGTCGGCGGTGCGGCACAAACTAAGATCATCAAAAAATTGTCAGGCGGGATTCGCACGGATCTTGCGCAATATCGTGAGTTGGCTGCTTTTGCGCAATTTGCGTCTGATTTAGATGAAGCTACGCGCAAACAGCTTGAGCGTGGCCGGCGCGTGACAGAGCTGCTTAAACAGCCGCAATATAATCCGTTACAAGTATGGGAGCTTGCGGTTGCACTTTTTGCTGCAAATAATGGCTATCTTGATGAGATTGAAGTCAACGCAGTAGCCAGCTTTGAAAAGAACTTGCGCGAACACCTCAAAACCAGCCATGCTGATTTGGTGCAGCGGATTGAGCAGAAAAAAGAGCTCTCAGCAAGTGATGAAACGGCGCTACATGCGGTGCTTAAAGATTTCAAACGGTCAATTGCTTGA
- the atpG gene encoding F0F1 ATP synthase subunit gamma, producing the protein MAGMKEIRGQIKSVQNTSKITKAMEMVAASKMRRAQERMRTARPYAEKVREIAAHMSQASLEYKHPFITQNQAAKQAGVILVTTDKGLCGGLNTNILRAAVAQFKTLEAQGLRIEATAIGGKGFSFLSRMGVKVVSHVVQLGDTPHLEKLIGAVKIQLDAYAQGKLSAVYLAYTRFVNTMKQEPVIEQLLPLAAERFNQRSEHNVASLTAPHVTQTSQSHAWDYLYEPDAQAVVDELLLRYVETLVYQAVAENMASEQSARMVAMKAASDNAKTVINDLQLVYNKSRQAAITKELSEIVSGAAAV; encoded by the coding sequence ATGGCAGGCATGAAAGAAATTCGCGGCCAGATCAAAAGTGTTCAAAACACGAGTAAGATCACCAAAGCGATGGAAATGGTGGCAGCCTCAAAGATGCGCCGGGCGCAAGAGCGTATGCGCACGGCCCGTCCTTATGCCGAGAAAGTACGAGAGATCGCGGCTCATATGAGCCAGGCGAGCCTCGAATACAAACACCCGTTCATTACGCAAAATCAAGCGGCTAAGCAAGCGGGTGTCATTCTGGTGACAACCGATAAAGGGTTGTGCGGCGGTCTGAATACAAATATTTTGCGTGCAGCGGTGGCACAATTTAAAACCCTTGAAGCGCAGGGGTTGCGGATTGAAGCAACGGCAATTGGTGGCAAGGGCTTTAGCTTTTTGAGCCGCATGGGCGTCAAAGTAGTTTCGCATGTAGTGCAGTTGGGCGATACTCCACATCTGGAAAAATTAATCGGCGCGGTTAAGATACAGCTTGACGCTTATGCGCAAGGCAAGCTCAGTGCAGTATACCTAGCCTACACTCGTTTCGTTAATACCATGAAACAAGAGCCGGTGATCGAGCAGTTATTGCCGTTGGCCGCTGAACGATTTAACCAGCGTAGTGAGCATAATGTGGCGTCGCTTACGGCACCGCATGTTACGCAGACGAGTCAGTCTCATGCATGGGATTACCTATACGAGCCAGACGCGCAAGCGGTGGTCGATGAATTGCTGCTGCGTTATGTCGAGACACTCGTCTATCAGGCCGTAGCGGAAAATATGGCGTCTGAACAGTCGGCGCGTATGGTTGCGATGAAAGCAGCCTCCGATAATGCCAAGACGGTGATCAACGACTTGCAGTTGGTTTACAACAAAAGCCGCCAAGCCGCCATCACGAAGGAATTGTCCGAAATTGTAAGTGGCGCGGCAGCGGTTTAA